TTAACAATGACCGGGAGGAAAGGTCCGATTCCAAAAAGCCCACCCCCAGCATCCCCTTGCCCAGGGTTCGGGCCGATGAGACCTTGAAGGTTCCGCAGCCTCCGTCGAAGGCCGGCGGATTATAGGCCTGCCCGGTAGCAATTAGTAATGCAGACATTATTGCCGCCAATGTCAGCGTTTTGATGAACCTCATGATATTCCTCCTAACCAGTTATTTGTGTCAAAAATATAATAAGTTGAAATATACCAATTTATTATCCTGTTTGTCAAGGGCTAAAGGGCTTTCAGGGTTTTGATCAGCCCCTGGATATCGTCCGGAAGCGGAGATGAAAACTCCAGATATTTTCCGGTGACCGGGTGGACGAACCCCAGGACCCCGGCATGCAGGGCTTGGCGGCCGATGGATGACAGGATACTTTCGGCCGGACCGGGATCGCGCCGGGCAAAAGCTGCTATCACCTGTTTCCCGGTGCCGCCGTAGGTAATATCACCAACTATGGGATGCCCCAGATGCTTGAGATGCACCCTTATCTGATGGGTGCGGCCGGTCTCCAGCTTCAGCTCCAGATGGCTGGCTATCCGGTACTCTCCCAGCACCCGGTAATGGGTGATTGCATTTCTCCCCCGGATGGCCGAGACATCCATTTTCTTGCGGTCGAAGGCGGAGCGGCCGATGGGGGCGTTGATGGTTCCCGCCGGCTCCTCCATCAGGCCCCAGGCCAGCGCCTGGTAACGCCGGGTGATCTGGCGGGCCCCCATCTGCCGGGCCAGGACGGCGTGGGCCTGGTCGGACTTGGCCACCAGCAGCAGGCCCGAGGTGTCCTTGTCCAGCCGGTGCAGTATGCCGGGCCGCTGGCCGTCTCCGGCCTCCGAAAGTTGGTCAGAGTGATGGAGCAGGGCGTTGACCAGCGTCCCGCTGTAATTGCCGGCCGCCGGATGGACCACCATACCGGCCGGCTTGTTGACCACCATCAGGTCGCCGTCCTCGAACACCACCTCCAGCGGGAGGTCCTCTGCCTGGGGCCGGTCTCTTTTCAAGGGTCCGGCCTCCTGCCGGAGATGGATCCGGTCTCCGGAACGGACCAGATAGGAGGGGGCCGACCGTCGGCCGTTGACGGTTATGTTGCCCGATTGGATCAGGCCCTGTATCCGGTTACGGGAGATATTCAGGCCCTGGCAGATAAGATACCGGTCCAGCCGGACCGGGGTCTGCTGGGAGGATACGGTGATGTCGCTGGGGATCGCCATCTATATTTTCATTCCGTCTCCATCCAGCAGTCCTTCAGCCGGGCCGCCCCCATGGGGCGGATCCGGCAGCCGTGGACGTAAGGATTGGTGGCGGTATATTTCATGGAGTGATAGAGGAAGACCCAGGGGGCATCCTCCACCACCAGCTGCTCTATCTCCCGGTAGAAATTCAGGCGCTCCACCGGGCTCCGTATCGCCAGGGCCCGGATCAGCATCTCGTCGACTTTTAAGGATTTATAGAACGAGGTGTTCCCCGGCCGGCCCCAGTTCTTGGAGTGGAACAGCGGATAGAGGAAGTTGTCGGGATCCCCGTTATCGGAGGACCAGCCCCGGACCGAAAGGGCCGCCTGCCCTTCGTAGGATCTCTCCAACAGCTCCTTCCAGGGCAGGGGATTGGCCCTCAGCATTATGCCCGCCTTGCGGCAATCATTGATCATTATCTCGGCCCTCTCCATCTGCTCCCGGTTGTCCCGGATATCCATCAGATACTCTCCCGGCAGGCCGCTGGGGTAGCCGGCCTGGGCCAGCAGGGACTTGGCCTTTTCCGGGCTGTAGTCATATCCCTTCAGGTCGGGGTTGTAGGCCGCCAGCCCCGGCGGGAAAACCCCCCGGGCCACCGTGGCCTCGGCCCGCAGGCTGCTGGCATCGATCAGGTTGTTCTTGTTTATTGCATAGTTCAGCGCCTGTCTCACCCGCTTGTCCACGAAGGGCGTGGCCATGCTGACGTTGATGCAGACATACTGGATGTTCAGGGCCGGAAGTTTTTCCACCAGGCAGCTTCCCAGGGAGCAGATCGCCTCCCTCTCCTTGCCCCTGACCTCCAGCTGGTCTATCTCCCGACGCTCCAGCTTTTGGCTCCGCTGGTCCTCGGGAATGTTTATATGGTAGATGATCCCCCTCAGGGAGACCTTCTGCTCGTAATAGTCGTTGAACCTGTCAAGTTCGATTTTGCTGCCGGGTATCCATTCCTTAAACTTAAAGGGACCGGTTCCGACGGGATTACTGCTTAAATTGCCCCCGGCCTTCAACACTTCCTCCTTGGGAACAATGGCCGTTACCGAGGATGCCAGATTCGCCAGAAAAGGCATATAGGCCGATTCCAGCCGGATGACCAGGGTGTGCGAATCAATGATCCTGATCCCCTTGACGGAATTGGTCCGGCTGGCCCGGAAATCGGCCGCCCCCTCTATCATGTCCACGAAATAGGCGTTGGGAGAATTCAGGCCCGGGCTCAAAAGCCTCTCCAGGGTGTATCTCACATCATCGGAGGTCAGCTCCCTGCCGTTGTGGAATTTGACCCCCTTCTTGATATTGAAGGTCCATTCCCGGCCGTCGCCGGATATGCTCCAGTGGGTGGCGATGGCCGGCAGCACGTTGACCCCGGCATCGAACTGCACCAGGCCCTCGTATATCTGGGCCACCACTTCATTGGAGGTGGCGTCGGTCCTCATAGCCGGGTCCAGGGTCAGCGGCTCCGAGGGCAGGGTTAATTTCAATATCCCGCCGAAATCCTCTTTGATGATCCGTTCGTCTATCTGGCCGAAAAGCTGTCCGGCGATCTGCCCGAAGCCCAGCAGGGATTCATGGGCCTGTTTGAACAGCCGCTGGATCATCTCCAAGTTGCTGCTGACCGCCCGGAATGAATTGGCGTATTGGGAATATACCTCCACCAGGCCGTTGCGGTCGGCCGCCTGGGCGTCTATCCCAATCTTGGCGCTGCTCCCGATGGCGGACAGTCTTCCGGTCTCCTCCAGCACTTTGTTCAAGGAGATATCGGCCTGCGAGATATCGGTCAAGTTGAGGCCGACCATCTCAATATTCCGGTCCAGCAGCGACACGGTGTTCAGGAACTGCTTCTGGAGTTCCGCCAGCATCGGCGTCATCTTGGCCGAATCGCTTTCGGCCTGCAGGGCCAGACCTCTGGTCTGTGAGACTATCGGCTCCAGCTCCTTGGTCCATTGCCCCATATCGGCCACCTCCACCGCCGAGTAGAAGGCCAGAAGCTTGACCTGCTCCGCAAAAGAACGGATCCCCTGGCCGGTCTCCTGAAGCTCGGCCAGGTCCCGGGAGATGCCGGCGCCGGTGGCCCTGAATTCATCCAGCAGGCTGCGGAGCAATCCCAGGTTCTCGGTGGAGATTCTCAGGTTTTTCTGGAGGCCATCGGCCCGGCTGGTCACCGATTCCAGCATCAGCACTACTTGCTGGACCCCGTTGCCCAGTCCGTCGATGCCCCCGAACAGCCGTTCCATTTCGGCCCATACCTGGGTGGAGATCTTCTCCTCCTGCAGGGCGGTGCTCTTAAGCCCGATGACCGATTCCTGCAGTCCGTGCCAGTGGCTGACGGAATACCCCAGGGCCGATTGGAGATGTTTCAATTTTATGGCTATCTCCCGCAGGATGGAAGGGGCGGGCCGTTTCTGCCATACCGCCCGGGCCATCTCCAGCTGCTCCCGGACAAACTCTATCTGCCCCACGCTGGCCATCTCGGTGGTCAGCACCGAGGCCACCACTTCCTGGCTTATGCCCAAATTGGCAGTGATCTGGCTGATATCGGCAATGCCTGAAAGCAGCCGGTCCTTTATCTCATGCTGGCTGTCGGAATGCCGGCGCATCTCCTGAAATCCCTGCACTATCAGCTGGTTGGCCTGGTAGATGTCCGACAGTTCGGCCTCCATGGCTGTCGAGCTCTCCTTGAGGCTGGCCGCCAGGTCCTTGGCCCGGCTCAAACCCTGGACGGCCCGGGCTATCTTCTCCTTCAGCGATGAGTCCAGCCCGGGGGCTTTTCCCGCGGTTTTCCTCAGCTCCTGGGACAGCAGGTTCATGTTCTCGGCGATCACCCCGAAGCCCCGGCCCACATTGCCGGCATGAAAGGCCTTGATCTCGGCGTTCCGGGAGACCTGGCTGATGGCCAGGGACATCTCGGTCATCACCGCCACCAGGTCCTGCAGTTGCTTGGATATCTCCGACAGGCTCTCCAAGCCGCCGGCCAGTTGGCGGTTGAGTTCCAGCGATTGGTCGAAGGAGGTTATCAGCGATTTGAGGACCGCCTCGGTCTCCAGGATCACCTGGTTGTAATCCAGGCTGGTATCCAGCACCATGGCGGAATATCCGGCGATCTCCTCCTGTCCCCGGAATATCTCGGTAAGTTTATCCTGGAATTCCTGGATGACCGTCAGATGGATATTGTCGGCCGCCGAAAGCTGCTTGATGCCCTCCATTATGGCCGGAAGCAGGTCGGTGAACTGGCTGATCTTGGTGAGATAGTTGTTCAGATCGTTCTCCGAAAGCCGGTTTTCATAGGTATGGCCGGGGTTTTCCATGGCGGCGGCCGTTCTCTGGCTTTTATTTATTTGGAAAATATTCATCCCGGAGCACCTTCATTTTCGGCGTTCAGCGGCATATGCCGGGGGTTATCCAGCAGTTTTACTTCTTTGAGTTCTATCTTCTCGGAGGAGATATCCTGTCCCATGAAGATCTTGGCCAGGTTGTCAAAATGGCCGCACTGGTCGGTGGTCAGGTAACGGCAATTGCCGCCGGTGGAAATAAGCAGATCCATTTCCGGATGGCGCTTAAAATACCCGGCCAGGCTGGGCGCCACCAGCTCATCCTGGGAAAGGATATTGATGTCCCGGGGTATGATCTTTTCGATCTGTTTTTTAAGCAGCGGATAGTGAGTGCAGGCCAGAAGCAGGGTATCGATTTTAGAACTTTGGATCTCGGTCTGCCGCCAGTATTTTTTTATGTAATATTCCAATCCTTCTCCCTCCAGTTCCCCGGCCTCCACCAAAGGCACCAGCAGGGGGCAGGCCTGCTGGACCAGCTTCACCGAGGGGGCGTGATTGGCCATCTCCATCACGAAGCTCCCGGAGTTGACCGTTCCGGCCGTTCCCCACAAGGCCACGGTGTCGGTCTTGGTTTTGCTTTGAATGGACTCCACCGTGGGCCGGATCACCCCCAGCACCCTCCGTTCGGGGTAGGTCTTGGGCAGGTACTGCTGCTGGATGCTGCGCAGGGCCTTGGCGCTGGCGGTATTGCAGGCGATGATGACCAGCGGGCAGCCCTGGGAGAACAGAAACTGCACCCCCTCGGCGGTGAATTTGAGCACCGTCTCGAACGAGCGGTTGCCGTATGGCGTCCGGGCGTTGTCGCCCAGATAGATGTAATCGTACTGCGGCATCAGCTCCCGGATTCTGCGGAAGATGGTCAGCCCGCCGAACCCAGAGTCGAATATGCCTATGGGTGAATGATGGGACATTATATTTGTTTATATTATGATAAGGTATTTATGGTCATCCCAGGTTCCCCGCGATCCGGCCGAACATTTTGTCCGGCTGCCAGGGAAACCTTTGGCCCCGGACCATCCTGGTGGCCCGCTTGGTTTCCCTGAAACCGTTTTCCTGCATAAAGACCATCCCCGGCCGGTTTCCGGCGGGCAGCACATTTTTGATGGAGCGCGATAATTTCAGCTTCACCAGTTCAATTCCGGCCCGGTGGTTCTCCGCCATGATCAGGCCCTCGCCCAGGCCGGGGAGATAATAGCCATCCATCCCTCCGCTGGATAGGTGGAGGTATGAATTCTGAAGGTGTTTTTCCAGCAGACGGCTTCGCCCTTCGCCCGACAGGATCCGGTCCAGCTCCAAAATACGGGCCCGGTGCTCCTCCTGGAAACCGGAGATGTTTTCCGGGATCTTCCGGTCGGCCAAAGGGGTTTCCCTTTCGTAAAAGACATATTCTTCCTGGTCGGCAAAGCCAATCTTTTGGTAGACTGGGCGGCCCAGTTCGGTGGCAATAAGGGAAGCGGTTTTGCATCCCTGTTCCCGGGTAAGGTCCAGCAAATGGCTGGTTATTTCGCTGCCAATGCCCTGTTTTCGGTTTTCGGAGCTGACGATGATGTGGGCCAGCCAGGCCGTGCCCTCCAGGATGATGGCCGCCCCGATACCGGCGATCTTTTCGTTGACAGACGTTTTTACCGGGAAACAGAACGGCGATTCCAGATAGAATTTGAAGCTGGGGACGATATCACCCCAGCCCTCGGGCTGCAAGGGGCCGAGACTGTCGAGGTCTTGGTTTGTTATTTTATCGAATATCATATTTTGAAGATGGTCAGCCGGCTGAACCCTGAGTCGAAGATGCCTATTGTCTGAATGGGCGGTCAACTGCATTTTAATTCGGCTCTGCCCTGCCGAACTTGCATTTATAACGCTTGGCGAATTCCCTCAGGCCCTGGGCGATCCCTTCGGCCACGCTCTGCCGGAAAGTGGTCTTCTTCAGCAGCCTCTCCTCCTCGGGATGCGAGATGAAGGCTGTCTCCACTAGCACCGACGGCATATAGGCTCCGTTGAGCACATAGAACCCGGCCTGGTTGACCCCCCGGTTGGGGACCGCCAGTCCGGCCGACAGCGCCTCCTGGATCCACTCCGCCAGGTCGCTGGATTCTTTCAGGAATTCGTTCTGCATCACGTCCCACAGTATCAGCTGGATGTCATCGAAATTGGCGTTCTTCTTGTCCGGCTGCTCGAACTGGATGGCGGAGTTCTCCATGGCGGCGGTGGCCCGGGCATCGTCGGTCTTGGCCAGCGACAGGAAATAGGTCTCCACCCCCCGGGTGGTGCTCCGGTTGCGTTTCTTCTTGGGAGCGGCATTGCAGTGGATACTGATGAATATGTCGGCCGCCTCCCGGTTGGCAATGGCGGTGCGGTCGCCCAACGGGATGAAGACATCATCATCCCGGGTCATCACCACCTTGACCCGGTACTTGTCCTCCAGGATGGTCTTCAGCCGGAAGGCTATGTCCAGGTTGACATCCTTCTCCAGCAGGCGGTTGGGGCCCACCGCTCCCGGGTCCTTTCCGCCGTGTCCGGCGTCGATCACCACTTTCTCGATCACCCTGGCCTCCTGGGGCAGCCGCGGCCTGGCCTGCGGGATGCTGACCTCGCGGGGATCCAGCATTCCCAGGCTCAATTTGCGGCCCTGGGGATCCCAGCCCACCCCCTTGCCCCAGATGGGGATCAGAAAGCGGGTGAACATCTCCAGGGGCACCCACAGCCCGGATTCATACAGCCTTACCGGGTGGTAGAGATTGTAAGATTTGCCGTCCAGCAAAAAGAAGGTGTTCTCCGCCGAAAGCCTCAAGGTATGGCCCGGCAGTTTTACCTCGGCCCGGCCCTCAATATCCGACCAGGCAGCCTGACCGGACCAGGGGCCCATCAGGTCAGCCAGGGACAGGTATTCTTCATGTTCGAATGACAGGGTGCCAACCACCGTGGTTCCGCCCTTGGCGTCAATCACCGTTATGTTTGACTGCCCCAGCAGGGCGTTCATTCCCGATATTGCCAGCAATAGCGATATAAAGATTGTTCTTTTCAATTCAAACCTGCTGATTGGTGGATCTGTTTGACTATCTTTTTGGCATCATGATTCTGTTCCAGCCATTGGCGGCCCTCCCGCCCCAGTTTTATGCGCTGCTCCCGGCTGTTGATCAGCGGCTCCAGTTTTTGTTCGATATTCTGTTGGTTTATGGAAACAATGGGATGGCTGGTCCCGGCCGCCTCCATCTGGGAAGCGATGCTGCTGGCCGCCGGGATCCCCATGGCCAGCCACTCCAGGGCGCTGATGCCGTATCCCAGAACTCCCAGCTGGTCTATTCCGATATCGCAGGTGGCCTTCAGCTCCAGAGCCCGGAGATGCGGCTGGTTCTCGATCAGCACCAGCTCCACGGGATATCTTTGCGACAATTTGTTCACGGCGTCGATGATCCGGTCCGAGCCCTTGGCCGCCCGGTTGGTGGGTGAATGCCCGATCCTGACCTTTTTCCCGGCCGACGGATCCGCGACCTTGAAGCCGGAAAGATCAAACGGAAAATATAGGTGCTGGATGCCGGGATATAGCTTCAAATGGTCCCACTCCAGGGTCAGGGTCAGATCGGATATCTTATCCATGCCCGGCATGACGCCTCTTCGCCGGAGATCGCTGCCCAGGTAACAGCAGATCACTTTTTTACCGTCCTGATGCCATTTGGAAATGAAATCATCGTTCTTTAAAAACCCGTGGCCGCCGTCCAGCTGGTAGGCATCGAATGAATCCAGCCGGTATTTTTTTATATACCCCTTTATCAACGGGCGGGTCATCCGGTCCCGGACATTTAATAGAAGGCCGGCCAATTGATTGGCCGGCTTCCAGACTGGCGGGATCTGGCGGGGCTGGGCCAGGCCGGTATCCTGCAAAAGCCTGGATTTAGGATAACATATTTTTTTCAATTTGGCAACAATTTCCGGTTGCCAAAGGGGCAGCCTCAGGCAGATATCCTCCTGGTATCCCCGGCCGTCGTGGTGCAGGGTAAGCAGGCGGCTGTAATGCCCCAGCTCTTTTTCGGCCTTGACGAAGGTTATGGGAACCCCGGCGGTGTTGTATGGCGCGATATGAAGTATCCGCATGCTGGATCTTTAAAATCTTAATTCAAATGTTTCCCGCAGATACCCCCGGGCCCCGAAACCCTCCTTGAACCGTCCCAGGCCCCAGTTGGGCTGCATGTTCAGGGTGAAGGTGCCTAGGTCCAGGTATTTGAACCCGCTCTCCCAGCCCCATTTTATCACCTGGTGATAGACCGAGTTCACCGGGCGATGCTCCTGGTAATCCTGGTCGTGGCTGATGTAGAAGGCCAAAAGGACCCGGGGATTGCAGATGAAGACCGTCATTCCGGCCGCCGGGGCCTTCCCCAGGTAGGAGGTGAACTGAAGTATGTTCTTCGGCAGCAGCTTTTTCAACCTCTTCAACTCTGCCAGAGTATGGGTGGGTTTGACGTTATGCCGGGCACTCAGGTTCTTCTCCAATATATGATAGAACTCATCGATATCTTCGCTGACTCGGACCGTGACGCCTGATCTGTATGATTTTCTGAGGGCGGTCCTGGTCTCCGGCTTGAAGCTGCTTATGATCGCCTCCTCCCCGGGGAATTCCAAGGGGATGACGGCGCTGATCTCCCTCTTCAGATAGGAATAGCCCAGTTTGGCCAGGCTGAAATCGATGTATTGATTGGGCTGCTGCATATAGATCAACGGGGGCTGGGTGATCAATACCCGCTTGACCCCCTGGCGGGACCAGTATTCGGTGGCCGCTTCGGCCACCCGGTTCATCTCGGCTATCCCCGACCCTGCGGCGACCACCAAGCCGCCATAGGAGGCCCCGCCGTAGGATATCACCGTTTTGCTGCCCTGCTCGTCCTTAATCAGGGCCGGCATCACCGCAGCCAGCCGCGCACCGTCGTACAGCATCAGGTGATGGTTGTCAAACCGGCCCTGGGGATGATAATCCAAAAACTGCTGCCGGTGAAAAACGGTGCCGTTATTGGCAGCAGCCACGAATGCCTCCCATTGACTGCGGAGGTTATTTTTATAGGGCTTTATCTGTATGGTCATGTTTCCCGACAGTTTGGTTTATAGGGAAGGGCGTCGTCCGGCAAAAATCATCATACCCTATGCTTGACCTTGTAGAATATATCACAAAACAGCTTAATATTCCAGCCTTTTAACCCCAGGGCCATCGCTTAATAGACGATAATCGTTGATCGCTCACAAACTCATTTCTACCGTCACCAACATCCCGGTATTCAGCATAAGCAGATGCTTATCATCATATGATAATAATTTTACCAATTTATAAGCAACAGGTCCAAAGCCGTTGTATATCTTCGAAGTCTGTTCCCAGTCTGGGACATATAATGTGCCCAACATATTATCCATGGCCCAAAAAACATAATCGCGGCTGTTGGACCAGCAGCAGCCGACCACAAATTGGCCGGCCAAGTCTCGA
The sequence above is drawn from the Candidatus Edwardsbacteria bacterium genome and encodes:
- a CDS encoding RluA family pseudouridine synthase; protein product: MAIPSDITVSSQQTPVRLDRYLICQGLNISRNRIQGLIQSGNITVNGRRSAPSYLVRSGDRIHLRQEAGPLKRDRPQAEDLPLEVVFEDGDLMVVNKPAGMVVHPAAGNYSGTLVNALLHHSDQLSEAGDGQRPGILHRLDKDTSGLLLVAKSDQAHAVLARQMGARQITRRYQALAWGLMEEPAGTINAPIGRSAFDRKKMDVSAIRGRNAITHYRVLGEYRIASHLELKLETGRTHQIRVHLKHLGHPIVGDITYGGTGKQVIAAFARRDPGPAESILSSIGRQALHAGVLGFVHPVTGKYLEFSSPLPDDIQGLIKTLKAL
- a CDS encoding ABC transporter substrate-binding protein, with the protein product MNIFQINKSQRTAAAMENPGHTYENRLSENDLNNYLTKISQFTDLLPAIMEGIKQLSAADNIHLTVIQEFQDKLTEIFRGQEEIAGYSAMVLDTSLDYNQVILETEAVLKSLITSFDQSLELNRQLAGGLESLSEISKQLQDLVAVMTEMSLAISQVSRNAEIKAFHAGNVGRGFGVIAENMNLLSQELRKTAGKAPGLDSSLKEKIARAVQGLSRAKDLAASLKESSTAMEAELSDIYQANQLIVQGFQEMRRHSDSQHEIKDRLLSGIADISQITANLGISQEVVASVLTTEMASVGQIEFVREQLEMARAVWQKRPAPSILREIAIKLKHLQSALGYSVSHWHGLQESVIGLKSTALQEEKISTQVWAEMERLFGGIDGLGNGVQQVVLMLESVTSRADGLQKNLRISTENLGLLRSLLDEFRATGAGISRDLAELQETGQGIRSFAEQVKLLAFYSAVEVADMGQWTKELEPIVSQTRGLALQAESDSAKMTPMLAELQKQFLNTVSLLDRNIEMVGLNLTDISQADISLNKVLEETGRLSAIGSSAKIGIDAQAADRNGLVEVYSQYANSFRAVSSNLEMIQRLFKQAHESLLGFGQIAGQLFGQIDERIIKEDFGGILKLTLPSEPLTLDPAMRTDATSNEVVAQIYEGLVQFDAGVNVLPAIATHWSISGDGREWTFNIKKGVKFHNGRELTSDDVRYTLERLLSPGLNSPNAYFVDMIEGAADFRASRTNSVKGIRIIDSHTLVIRLESAYMPFLANLASSVTAIVPKEEVLKAGGNLSSNPVGTGPFKFKEWIPGSKIELDRFNDYYEQKVSLRGIIYHINIPEDQRSQKLERREIDQLEVRGKEREAICSLGSCLVEKLPALNIQYVCINVSMATPFVDKRVRQALNYAINKNNLIDASSLRAEATVARGVFPPGLAAYNPDLKGYDYSPEKAKSLLAQAGYPSGLPGEYLMDIRDNREQMERAEIMINDCRKAGIMLRANPLPWKELLERSYEGQAALSVRGWSSDNGDPDNFLYPLFHSKNWGRPGNTSFYKSLKVDEMLIRALAIRSPVERLNFYREIEQLVVEDAPWVFLYHSMKYTATNPYVHGCRIRPMGAARLKDCWMETE
- the murI gene encoding glutamate racemase; this encodes MSHHSPIGIFDSGFGGLTIFRRIRELMPQYDYIYLGDNARTPYGNRSFETVLKFTAEGVQFLFSQGCPLVIIACNTASAKALRSIQQQYLPKTYPERRVLGVIRPTVESIQSKTKTDTVALWGTAGTVNSGSFVMEMANHAPSVKLVQQACPLLVPLVEAGELEGEGLEYYIKKYWRQTEIQSSKIDTLLLACTHYPLLKKQIEKIIPRDINILSQDELVAPSLAGYFKRHPEMDLLISTGGNCRYLTTDQCGHFDNLAKIFMGQDISSEKIELKEVKLLDNPRHMPLNAENEGAPG
- a CDS encoding GNAT family N-acetyltransferase, with the translated sequence MIFDKITNQDLDSLGPLQPEGWGDIVPSFKFYLESPFCFPVKTSVNEKIAGIGAAIILEGTAWLAHIIVSSENRKQGIGSEITSHLLDLTREQGCKTASLIATELGRPVYQKIGFADQEEYVFYERETPLADRKIPENISGFQEEHRARILELDRILSGEGRSRLLEKHLQNSYLHLSSGGMDGYYLPGLGEGLIMAENHRAGIELVKLKLSRSIKNVLPAGNRPGMVFMQENGFRETKRATRMVRGQRFPWQPDKMFGRIAGNLG
- a CDS encoding N-acetylmuramoyl-L-alanine amidase → MKRTIFISLLLAISGMNALLGQSNITVIDAKGGTTVVGTLSFEHEEYLSLADLMGPWSGQAAWSDIEGRAEVKLPGHTLRLSAENTFFLLDGKSYNLYHPVRLYESGLWVPLEMFTRFLIPIWGKGVGWDPQGRKLSLGMLDPREVSIPQARPRLPQEARVIEKVVIDAGHGGKDPGAVGPNRLLEKDVNLDIAFRLKTILEDKYRVKVVMTRDDDVFIPLGDRTAIANREAADIFISIHCNAAPKKKRNRSTTRGVETYFLSLAKTDDARATAAMENSAIQFEQPDKKNANFDDIQLILWDVMQNEFLKESSDLAEWIQEALSAGLAVPNRGVNQAGFYVLNGAYMPSVLVETAFISHPEEERLLKKTTFRQSVAEGIAQGLREFAKRYKCKFGRAEPN
- a CDS encoding GNAT family N-acetyltransferase translates to MAAANNGTVFHRQQFLDYHPQGRFDNHHLMLYDGARLAAVMPALIKDEQGSKTVISYGGASYGGLVVAAGSGIAEMNRVAEAATEYWSRQGVKRVLITQPPLIYMQQPNQYIDFSLAKLGYSYLKREISAVIPLEFPGEEAIISSFKPETRTALRKSYRSGVTVRVSEDIDEFYHILEKNLSARHNVKPTHTLAELKRLKKLLPKNILQFTSYLGKAPAAGMTVFICNPRVLLAFYISHDQDYQEHRPVNSVYHQVIKWGWESGFKYLDLGTFTLNMQPNWGLGRFKEGFGARGYLRETFELRF